One part of the bacterium genome encodes these proteins:
- a CDS encoding RNA pseudouridine synthase, whose translation MIARLLYADERLLAVDKPAGLSLATKRADPGAAAARLVAALPAAEREGWGIDPAATLLVHRLDVTTSGVVLLARDEEMHRALALALSERRLRKTYLAVVWGRPRPANGLYDAPLGPDRRDRRRMLVDPAGRAARTRYVVRGAGAHASLVELHPETGRTHQIRVHLAAAGHPIVGDDLYGGPRQRGVRDPELRRALDPGRTLLHAWRLELPDLLGRGELIVTAPPPPDFAAAVAALGLEL comes from the coding sequence GTGATCGCCCGCCTCCTTTACGCCGACGAGCGGCTGCTGGCGGTGGACAAGCCGGCCGGCCTGAGCCTCGCCACGAAGCGGGCCGACCCCGGCGCCGCCGCGGCGCGACTCGTCGCGGCGCTCCCCGCCGCGGAGCGCGAGGGGTGGGGGATCGATCCGGCGGCGACGCTGCTCGTCCACCGCCTCGACGTGACGACGAGCGGCGTCGTCCTGCTCGCCCGCGACGAGGAGATGCACCGCGCGCTCGCGCTGGCCCTTTCCGAACGGCGGCTGCGGAAGACCTACCTCGCGGTCGTCTGGGGCCGGCCGCGGCCGGCGAACGGCCTCTACGACGCGCCGCTCGGCCCCGACCGCCGCGACCGGCGGCGGATGCTCGTCGATCCCGCGGGGCGCGCGGCCCGCACCCGCTACGTCGTGCGCGGGGCGGGCGCCCACGCCTCGCTCGTCGAGCTCCATCCGGAGACCGGGCGGACCCACCAGATCCGCGTCCATCTCGCCGCGGCCGGGCATCCGATCGTCGGCGACGACCTGTACGGCGGGCCGCGCCAGCGCGGCGTGCGCGACCCGGAACTGCGGCGCGCGCTCGATCCGGGGAGGACGCTGCTCCACGCGTGGCGGCTCGAGCTGCCGGATCTCCTGGGGCGCGGCGAACTGATCGTCACCGCGCCGCCGCCCCCCGACTTCGCCGCGGCGGTCGCCGCGCTCGGCTTGGAACTCTGA
- a CDS encoding bifunctional metallophosphatase/5'-nucleotidase, translated as MNRARRWAAALLCAACAAAAAWGAPLKVLVTGDMHGWLEPQNRGARRVGGAAEMLARWKTAEGYVPASFLVLSAGDVATGPALATVYDGKPAVAAMNLMGYDVSALGNHEFDFGRAALDELRREARFPFVAANILGEDGKPAFPQFALIEEQGLKIGVVGLYTMQPHQASHFDGLTVEQYQPALRRAAAAARAAGAQVVIVLGHASQRDMRRLARETKDLGVALFVGGHTHEFRCERAWGGGAWFVNAGSNFGGYVRIDLDVDPKTGAADVLDVKAVEMVERADAPADPAVRAEISKWETRLAADYGEVVAFSARGVDDGWPVYNLVSDALLERVPAADAAIVNPHGVRQGLPPGPVTRGTVVSLLPFRNELRLVEIDGRRLASFLRRPKPGAVWGLGGLRWEGRRWLLAKSGAPLDPEARYKILVTNYMLESMDGLTGLTGELIAEDYRRPLYAWFAAHPTSPERPLESLVDPAPRVAP; from the coding sequence GTGAACCGCGCGCGGCGTTGGGCCGCGGCGCTCCTCTGCGCCGCGTGCGCCGCGGCCGCCGCGTGGGGCGCGCCGCTCAAGGTGCTCGTCACCGGCGACATGCACGGCTGGCTCGAGCCGCAGAATCGCGGCGCGCGGCGCGTCGGCGGCGCGGCGGAGATGCTCGCCCGCTGGAAGACGGCGGAAGGGTACGTTCCCGCCTCGTTCCTCGTCCTCTCCGCGGGGGACGTCGCGACCGGCCCGGCTCTCGCGACCGTCTACGACGGCAAGCCCGCGGTCGCGGCGATGAACCTGATGGGGTACGACGTCAGCGCCCTCGGCAACCACGAGTTCGACTTCGGCCGCGCGGCGCTCGACGAGCTGCGGCGCGAGGCGCGCTTCCCGTTCGTCGCCGCCAACATCCTCGGCGAGGACGGCAAGCCGGCCTTCCCGCAGTTCGCGCTGATCGAGGAGCAGGGGCTGAAGATCGGCGTCGTCGGGCTCTACACGATGCAGCCGCACCAAGCCTCGCACTTCGACGGGCTGACCGTCGAGCAGTACCAGCCGGCGCTGCGGCGCGCCGCGGCGGCGGCGAGGGCCGCCGGGGCGCAGGTCGTGATCGTCCTCGGCCACGCCTCGCAGCGGGACATGCGGCGCCTCGCGCGCGAGACGAAGGACCTCGGCGTCGCGCTCTTCGTCGGCGGCCACACGCACGAGTTCCGCTGCGAGCGGGCGTGGGGCGGCGGCGCGTGGTTCGTCAACGCGGGGTCGAACTTCGGCGGCTACGTGCGGATCGACCTCGACGTCGATCCGAAGACCGGCGCCGCCGACGTGCTCGACGTCAAGGCGGTCGAGATGGTCGAACGCGCCGACGCTCCCGCCGATCCGGCCGTGCGGGCGGAGATCTCGAAGTGGGAGACCCGGCTCGCCGCGGACTACGGCGAGGTCGTCGCCTTCAGCGCGCGCGGCGTGGACGACGGCTGGCCGGTCTACAACCTCGTTTCCGACGCGCTGCTGGAGCGGGTTCCGGCGGCCGACGCGGCGATCGTCAATCCGCACGGCGTGCGGCAGGGGCTGCCGCCGGGGCCGGTGACGCGCGGGACCGTCGTCTCGCTGCTGCCGTTCCGCAACGAGCTGCGGCTGGTCGAGATCGACGGCCGGCGGCTCGCCTCGTTCCTGCGCCGCCCGAAGCCGGGCGCCGTCTGGGGGCTCGGCGGCCTGCGCTGGGAAGGGCGCCGCTGGCTGCTGGCGAAAAGCGGCGCGCCGCTCGACCCTGAGGCGCGCTACAAGATCCTCGTCACGAACTACATGCTCGAGAGCATGGACGGCCTGACGGGCCTCACCGGGGAGCTGATAGCGGAGGACTACCGCCGCCCGCTCTACGCGTGGTTCGCCGCGCACCCGACCTCGCCCGAGCGGCCGCTGGAGTCGCTGGTCGATCCGGCGCCGCGCGTCGCGCCGTGA